Proteins from a genomic interval of Pseudomonas anuradhapurensis:
- a CDS encoding DUF6124 family protein yields MKPPKNDETDLDSEAARRALDYYLNPNPQRPTLDNRIWTLHEGVTSEQAREHAIALLRCAAATAQETATHQHGSQRELTLALMHMMDMARALLEHKRAVEPGI; encoded by the coding sequence ATGAAACCACCGAAAAACGACGAAACAGATCTCGACAGCGAAGCCGCCCGCCGCGCCCTCGACTACTACCTCAACCCCAACCCGCAGCGTCCCACCCTCGACAACAGGATCTGGACGTTGCACGAGGGTGTCACCAGCGAACAGGCCCGGGAGCATGCCATCGCCCTGCTGCGCTGCGCCGCCGCCACCGCCCAGGAAACCGCCACCCACCAGCACGGCAGCCAGCGCGAACTGACCTTAGCCCTGATGCACATGATGGACATGGCCCGCGCGCTGCTGGAGCACAAACGCGCCGTGGAACCAGGCATCTAG
- a CDS encoding DUF4880 domain-containing protein, producing the protein MSRLLLPLEHPTPTTGDATAESLLHALQQLPRRVQQVFLLNRLDQLDFAAIAARLGLPLASIERHMDQALQAGRSRRDGLASAAGRWYVRLQSPEVTACERIDFRRWLDADPAHLQAFHDTELHWRSLLVPARQLGHDGWYRHGRAALSLGGCSVALGLGVAALLLLGICA; encoded by the coding sequence ATGAGCCGCCTGCTACTGCCGCTCGAACACCCAACCCCGACTACGGGGGACGCTACCGCAGAGTCCCTGCTGCATGCCTTGCAACAGCTGCCACGGCGCGTACAGCAAGTGTTCCTGCTCAACCGCCTGGACCAGCTGGACTTCGCCGCCATCGCTGCCCGCCTCGGCCTGCCCCTGGCAAGCATCGAGCGGCACATGGACCAGGCCCTGCAAGCCGGCCGTTCGCGCCGCGACGGGCTGGCGAGTGCTGCCGGGCGATGGTATGTGCGTTTGCAGAGCCCCGAGGTGACCGCCTGCGAGCGCATCGATTTCCGTCGCTGGCTCGACGCAGACCCGGCGCACCTGCAAGCGTTTCATGACACCGAACTGCACTGGCGCAGCCTGCTGGTACCGGCACGGCAACTGGGACATGACGGCTGGTACCGGCACGGACGAGCCGCGCTGTCGCTGGGCGGCTGCTCGGTCGCGCTAGGCCTGGGCGTGGCGGCGCTGCTGCTGCTCGGTATTTGCGCCTGA
- a CDS encoding Bcr/CflA family efflux MFS transporter encodes MNRPSESLNSFLCSALLILLCLLGVFPLDVILPSFPALADEFHVEPQQIAYSVSFFAFGVAVAQIVIGPLSDGTGRKRLLLAGLAVSIAGAVGCVLSTRYETFMAFRLLQALGCGSFVLGQALVQDLYSGRQRNAMRILLTSASGLFISLSPVAGAFLQQSFGWKGSFTVFAFIAVIVSSLSYALLQDTPALRGRRSGMRSYWVMLRDTTYLAHSLLSSLAFACHFSFIVVAPLALMDSLGLTPYQFSVVFIAYGLAYIAGGAAATYLNNRVTPQVQIKTGFLLIAAGGITLLVWEQLAGLTVTGLVLPMIICTTGTTLVRPAATTQALARYPHQAGAAASLNTTLLFAGGGLAGSLVAGVESALPMSLGLFFLGASLCGWLLLACMAETDRIAEG; translated from the coding sequence GTGAATCGGCCCTCCGAATCGCTCAATAGTTTTCTGTGCTCGGCCCTGTTGATCCTGTTGTGTCTGTTAGGCGTATTCCCTCTGGATGTGATCCTGCCATCATTCCCGGCGCTCGCAGACGAGTTTCACGTCGAGCCGCAACAGATAGCCTACTCGGTGAGCTTCTTTGCGTTTGGTGTCGCCGTGGCGCAAATCGTGATCGGGCCATTGTCGGATGGCACGGGGCGCAAGCGGTTGTTGCTCGCTGGGTTGGCAGTGTCCATTGCAGGCGCAGTGGGTTGTGTACTTTCAACCCGCTATGAGACGTTCATGGCGTTCCGTTTGCTGCAGGCCCTGGGCTGCGGGAGTTTCGTGCTGGGCCAGGCGCTCGTGCAAGATCTGTACAGTGGTAGACAGCGCAATGCCATGCGTATCCTGCTGACCAGCGCAAGTGGGCTATTCATCTCGTTGTCACCGGTCGCAGGCGCTTTTCTCCAACAATCCTTTGGCTGGAAGGGCAGCTTTACGGTATTCGCTTTCATAGCCGTGATCGTTTCATCCCTGTCATATGCATTGCTGCAGGACACGCCTGCATTGAGAGGCCGTAGGTCGGGCATGCGCAGCTACTGGGTCATGCTGCGTGATACGACCTATCTTGCGCACTCCCTGCTGTCCAGTCTCGCTTTTGCCTGCCATTTTTCCTTCATCGTTGTCGCGCCATTGGCGTTGATGGACAGCCTGGGGCTGACGCCATATCAATTCTCGGTGGTATTTATCGCCTATGGGCTTGCATATATCGCTGGCGGAGCAGCCGCGACCTATTTGAACAATCGAGTAACTCCGCAGGTTCAGATCAAGACGGGATTCCTGCTCATAGCTGCCGGGGGCATCACACTTTTGGTTTGGGAGCAGCTAGCGGGACTGACGGTGACAGGCCTTGTTCTACCGATGATCATCTGCACGACGGGGACAACACTGGTGCGTCCTGCTGCGACGACCCAAGCCTTGGCGCGTTACCCACACCAGGCCGGTGCGGCAGCGTCGCTCAATACGACATTGCTGTTCGCAGGTGGTGGTTTGGCTGGCAGTCTTGTGGCCGGTGTCGAAAGCGCGCTGCCGATGAGCCTGGGGCTTTTTTTCCTGGGCGCCAGTCTGTGCGGGTGGCTACTGCTTGCATGCATGGCGGAAACTGACCGCATAGCTGAGGGTTGA
- a CDS encoding diiron oxygenase, which yields MYSHCGVGSYFREKSLGFRCLTRFCIVFVSEALIACELLKLSRDSLVDPVAHMFIDHLHDEGRHAVFFSECFVQLWRKISRCERNYVVQVLLEVLAVFCRPDISFLQTLFKGRPVIGNEVVVYLESSWSARMLEVSGPTLRAIERTDLLDDEGYLLQFRKAGLVA from the coding sequence ATCTACTCGCATTGTGGGGTTGGATCGTATTTTAGAGAAAAGTCCTTAGGGTTTAGGTGTCTAACCCGATTTTGTATTGTATTTGTCTCAGAGGCTTTGATTGCTTGCGAGCTGTTAAAGTTGTCTCGCGACTCACTTGTAGATCCTGTGGCACATATGTTTATTGATCACCTACATGATGAAGGGCGTCATGCGGTTTTCTTTTCTGAATGCTTTGTTCAGCTGTGGCGGAAAATCTCCAGGTGCGAGAGGAATTATGTAGTTCAAGTACTGCTTGAGGTGCTCGCGGTATTCTGTAGGCCTGATATTTCTTTCTTGCAGACGCTTTTTAAAGGTCGGCCAGTAATCGGAAATGAAGTTGTCGTTTATTTGGAGTCGAGTTGGTCTGCTCGGATGCTTGAAGTTTCTGGGCCCACGCTTCGAGCGATTGAACGGACTGATTTGCTGGATGATGAGGGCTATTTATTGCAATTCAGAAAAGCGGGGTTAGTAGCGTGA
- a CDS encoding diiron oxygenase → MRKGTDRSITMFRGWHLTSAVRSRPYVYKFSEADFARCDPGLWFPAALSPVLAHDSVRALSKQELRILHVYHLVCFMDYTTELEIAHVNEAVQCIVIGGLKKYFEDGERRIALKLYADEGYHALFSRDIADQVSKHFDLVRAKSTRIVGLDRILEKSP, encoded by the coding sequence ATGAGGAAAGGAACTGATCGTAGTATTACTATGTTTAGAGGCTGGCACCTGACTAGCGCTGTGCGCTCGCGGCCTTATGTGTATAAATTTTCAGAGGCGGACTTTGCTCGATGTGATCCTGGCTTGTGGTTTCCTGCTGCGCTCAGTCCTGTGCTAGCTCATGACTCAGTAAGAGCTCTTTCAAAGCAAGAGTTGAGGATTTTGCATGTGTATCATTTAGTGTGTTTTATGGATTACACGACTGAGCTAGAGATAGCGCATGTCAACGAAGCTGTGCAGTGCATTGTAATTGGTGGTTTAAAGAAGTACTTTGAGGATGGAGAGCGGCGTATTGCTTTGAAGTTGTATGCTGATGAAGGCTATCACGCTTTATTTTCACGGGATATTGCAGATCAAGTGTCAAAGCATTTTGATCTGGTGCGAGCTAAATCTACTCGCATTGTGGGGTTGGATCGTATTTTAGAGAAAAGTCCTTAG
- a CDS encoding nitroreductase family protein, producing the protein MVPKLGALPSGQHFANDIPVGLFLTSRFDKLWWKYEHSRAYRMALIEVGHVAQTFQLAATARGMNTWLTGALNESSIESLLHLENSDEQVIFFVGCGYSDGSAIPNCLKSLLK; encoded by the coding sequence TTGGTACCGAAACTCGGCGCCTTGCCTTCAGGACAGCATTTCGCGAACGATATACCAGTGGGGCTGTTTCTAACATCCAGATTCGATAAATTGTGGTGGAAGTACGAGCATTCCCGCGCCTATCGGATGGCATTGATAGAGGTTGGTCATGTGGCGCAGACGTTCCAACTAGCGGCAACTGCCCGTGGGATGAATACATGGCTAACTGGTGCGTTGAATGAATCCTCCATTGAATCATTGCTACATCTTGAAAATTCTGATGAGCAGGTGATTTTTTTTGTTGGCTGTGGTTATAGCGATGGTTCCGCTATCCCGAACTGCCTAAAATCTCTACTTAAGTGA
- a CDS encoding LysR substrate-binding domain-containing protein — protein MSLDLLRKSPQIPSLKAIQAFEQVARFANVARAAEQLNLTPSAVSHQIANLEALIGRPLFIREARGVALTPAGEQYLREVSGILQSLAMATERAGNAVGFDCLRLHSAPSFGLLWLLPRLDHFRNSHPQIQINLSCSYESLHFGRHQIDLDIRHGYPNWPNLEVRTIRHERATVLASPRLLERTPVKQPSDLLGQNLILSEAALVQWPQWFAQQGLALPQSPYALSFDRSYMSLEAASHGYGVALESSLLAQDYIARGELVPVFVEDLATPVSAHHLVFPRGHAEALRVRQFLEWVQGQLGHDFNY, from the coding sequence ATGAGCCTGGACCTTCTCAGAAAGTCTCCGCAGATCCCTTCGCTGAAAGCAATTCAGGCCTTCGAGCAAGTCGCCCGCTTCGCTAACGTTGCGCGTGCCGCCGAGCAGTTGAACCTCACGCCCTCAGCGGTCAGCCATCAGATCGCCAACCTGGAGGCCCTGATTGGTCGACCATTGTTCATTCGCGAGGCGCGTGGTGTAGCGCTGACCCCGGCGGGTGAGCAGTACCTGCGCGAGGTATCGGGCATCCTGCAGAGCCTGGCCATGGCCACCGAGCGCGCCGGTAACGCCGTGGGCTTCGATTGCCTGCGGCTGCATTCCGCACCAAGCTTCGGGCTGCTCTGGTTGCTGCCGCGCCTGGACCACTTCCGCAACAGTCACCCGCAAATCCAGATCAACCTGTCCTGCTCGTACGAGTCATTGCACTTTGGCCGTCATCAGATCGACCTGGATATCCGCCATGGCTATCCCAACTGGCCCAACCTGGAAGTGCGCACCATCCGCCATGAACGCGCCACCGTGCTGGCTTCGCCGCGGCTGCTCGAACGCACACCGGTCAAGCAGCCCAGCGACCTGCTGGGGCAGAACCTGATCCTGTCGGAGGCCGCATTGGTGCAGTGGCCGCAGTGGTTTGCCCAGCAAGGCTTGGCGTTGCCGCAATCCCCGTATGCGCTGAGTTTCGATCGCTCGTACATGAGCCTTGAAGCCGCCAGCCACGGGTATGGGGTGGCCTTGGAGAGTTCCTTGCTGGCTCAGGACTATATTGCCCGAGGCGAGTTGGTACCGGTATTTGTAGAAGACCTGGCGACGCCCGTCAGTGCCCACCACTTGGTATTTCCTCGAGGCCATGCTGAAGCTCTCAGGGTTCGTCAGTTCCTTGAATGGGTGCAAGGCCAGCTCGGTCATGACTTCAATTACTGA
- a CDS encoding SDR family NAD(P)-dependent oxidoreductase: MLLTGKFAVITGAASPRGIGRATAQAFAEQGAKVAILDLDPTAAAEAAASLGEGHIGLAANVADEAQVRDAIAQVLAQFGRIDVLVNNAGITQPVKTLDITGADYDRILNVNLRGTLLMSQAVIPTMRAQQAGSIICLSSVSAQRGGGIFGGPHYSAAKAGVLGLGKAMARELGPDNIRVNSITPGLIHTDITGGLMHDERRHAIIEGIPLGRLGEARDVANAALFLASDLSSYLTGITLDVNGGMLIH; encoded by the coding sequence ATGCTGTTAACAGGAAAATTTGCCGTCATCACTGGCGCCGCCTCGCCCCGCGGTATCGGCCGCGCGACTGCCCAGGCGTTCGCCGAACAGGGCGCCAAGGTCGCGATTCTCGACCTTGATCCAACGGCCGCCGCCGAAGCCGCCGCCTCCCTCGGCGAAGGCCACATCGGCCTGGCCGCCAACGTTGCCGATGAAGCGCAAGTGCGCGATGCCATCGCCCAGGTCCTGGCGCAGTTCGGACGGATCGACGTGCTGGTCAACAACGCCGGTATCACCCAGCCAGTGAAGACCCTCGACATCACTGGCGCGGACTATGATCGCATTCTGAACGTGAACCTGCGTGGCACGCTGCTGATGTCCCAGGCGGTCATCCCGACCATGCGTGCGCAGCAGGCCGGCAGCATCATCTGCCTGTCGTCGGTGTCTGCACAACGCGGTGGCGGCATCTTCGGCGGCCCTCATTACAGCGCCGCGAAGGCTGGCGTACTCGGCCTCGGCAAGGCCATGGCCCGGGAGCTGGGGCCGGATAACATCCGCGTCAATTCGATCACCCCTGGCCTGATTCACACCGACATCACGGGCGGCCTGATGCACGATGAGCGCCGTCACGCCATCATCGAAGGCATCCCGCTGGGGCGCCTGGGCGAGGCCCGCGATGTCGCCAATGCGGCATTGTTCCTTGCCAGTGATCTGTCCAGCTACCTCACGGGCATTACCCTGGATGTCAACGGCGGCATGCTTATCCACTGA
- a CDS encoding MFS transporter, which produces MTTLALDAVSAARSSAYRKTAWRLMPFLMLCYLCAYLDRVNVGFAKLQMMDDLALSEAVYGLGAGMFFIGYFLCEVPSNIILHKVGARRWIARIMITWGIISAMFALVETAWQFYALRFLLGIAEAGLAPGLLLYLTYWFPSYRRAKMTALWFIAIPLSGMIGGPLSGWIMERFAGVHGWAGWQWMFLLEAIPTVLVGILVLSYLKDGVDQAHWLSDEEKALVRKELAEDEQHKVTHGSVSDFIRDRRLWLLASIYFCVVMGQYAITFWLPTLVRNAGVSEPLHIGLLTSLPYLCAIVAMLLAGRSGDRHRERRWHLAIPMLIGALGLSLAAALGSSLTLSILSLCLAAAGVLSASSLFWMLPTTLLGGVSAAAGIAAVNSFANLAGFCSPYLIGWVTTTLGSNAIGMYLITAVLILGAFLVSRVPAHLVNR; this is translated from the coding sequence ATGACCACACTAGCGCTCGATGCGGTGTCCGCCGCACGCAGCAGTGCCTACCGCAAGACGGCCTGGCGACTGATGCCCTTTCTCATGCTCTGCTACCTGTGTGCCTACCTCGACCGGGTCAATGTCGGCTTCGCCAAGCTGCAGATGATGGACGACCTGGCCCTGTCCGAAGCGGTCTATGGCCTGGGTGCGGGCATGTTCTTCATCGGCTACTTCCTCTGCGAGGTGCCCAGCAACATCATCCTGCACAAGGTCGGCGCCCGGCGCTGGATTGCCCGCATCATGATCACCTGGGGCATCATCTCGGCAATGTTCGCCCTGGTGGAGACGGCCTGGCAGTTCTATGCCCTGCGCTTCCTGCTGGGTATCGCCGAGGCGGGCCTGGCACCTGGGCTGCTGCTGTACCTGACCTACTGGTTCCCCTCCTATCGCCGGGCGAAGATGACTGCGCTGTGGTTCATCGCCATTCCGCTCTCGGGGATGATCGGCGGCCCGCTGTCAGGCTGGATCATGGAACGTTTCGCCGGTGTGCACGGCTGGGCGGGCTGGCAGTGGATGTTCCTGCTCGAAGCCATCCCCACGGTGCTGGTGGGGATCCTGGTGCTGAGCTACCTGAAGGATGGCGTCGACCAGGCACACTGGCTGAGCGACGAAGAAAAGGCCCTGGTGCGCAAGGAACTGGCCGAAGACGAGCAACACAAGGTCACGCATGGTTCGGTGTCCGACTTCATCCGCGACCGTCGCCTGTGGTTGCTGGCCAGCATCTACTTCTGCGTGGTGATGGGCCAGTACGCGATCACCTTCTGGCTGCCTACGCTGGTGCGCAATGCCGGTGTCAGCGAGCCTTTGCACATCGGCCTACTGACCAGCCTGCCGTACCTGTGCGCCATCGTCGCGATGCTGCTGGCCGGACGCAGTGGCGACCGCCACCGTGAGCGCCGCTGGCACCTGGCGATCCCCATGCTGATCGGCGCCCTGGGCTTGAGCCTCGCCGCCGCGCTGGGCAGCAGCCTGACCCTGTCGATCCTCAGCCTGTGCCTGGCTGCGGCCGGGGTGCTGTCCGCTTCCTCGCTGTTCTGGATGTTGCCTACCACGCTGCTCGGCGGGGTTTCGGCAGCAGCCGGCATCGCCGCGGTGAACAGTTTCGCCAACCTTGCCGGGTTCTGCTCGCCGTACCTGATCGGCTGGGTTACCACCACCTTGGGCAGCAATGCCATCGGTATGTATCTCATCACCGCCGTGCTCATCCTTGGCGCCTTCCTGGTGTCGCGGGTACCGGCTCATCTGGTCAATCGCTGA
- a CDS encoding transketolase, translated as MTAVRSTNEALPLAVRARNIRRHALRMGQVQGQGYVGQALGAADLLAVAYFHALRIDPANPEWERRDRFYLSIGHYAIALYAALIEADVIPEEELETYGSDDSRLPMSGMAAYTPGMEITGGSLGHGLGIAVGACLGLKRKGSDSWVYNLLSDGELNEGSTWEAAMSASHWRLDNLIAIIDVNNQQADGHASEVLAFEPIVERWQAFGWFVQRVDGNDLDSLVSAFDQARAHPAAQPRVIICDTRMGKGVPFLENRDKTHFIRVDENEWDLALEALDAGSQA; from the coding sequence ATGACTGCTGTGCGTTCCACCAACGAGGCGCTGCCACTGGCTGTGCGCGCCCGCAATATCCGCCGCCATGCATTGCGCATGGGCCAGGTCCAGGGCCAGGGCTATGTCGGCCAGGCCCTGGGCGCTGCCGACCTGCTGGCCGTCGCATACTTCCACGCGCTGCGTATCGACCCCGCCAACCCTGAGTGGGAGCGGCGCGACCGCTTCTACCTGTCCATCGGGCATTACGCGATTGCCCTCTACGCCGCACTGATCGAGGCCGACGTGATTCCCGAGGAGGAGCTGGAAACCTACGGCAGCGACGATAGCCGCCTGCCCATGTCGGGCATGGCTGCCTATACCCCCGGCATGGAAATTACCGGCGGTTCGCTGGGTCATGGGCTGGGCATCGCGGTCGGCGCCTGCCTCGGGCTCAAGCGCAAGGGTTCGGACAGCTGGGTGTACAACCTGTTGTCCGATGGCGAGCTGAACGAGGGTTCGACCTGGGAGGCGGCAATGTCGGCCAGCCATTGGCGCCTGGACAACCTGATCGCGATCATCGATGTGAACAACCAACAGGCCGATGGCCACGCCAGCGAAGTGCTTGCCTTCGAGCCGATCGTCGAGCGTTGGCAAGCGTTTGGCTGGTTCGTGCAGCGAGTGGATGGCAACGACCTGGATTCGCTGGTCAGCGCCTTCGACCAGGCCCGCGCCCACCCGGCGGCACAACCGCGGGTGATCATCTGTGACACGCGCATGGGCAAAGGTGTGCCATTCCTGGAAAACCGCGACAAGACGCATTTCATTCGCGTCGATGAAAACGAATGGGATCTCGCCCTTGAGGCGCTGGACGCCGGGAGCCAAGCATGA
- a CDS encoding transketolase family protein: protein MSTVNAPKKRLTTSAMIASIAAEGQPTRPAPFGHALASLAEHRQDIVGLSADLSKYTDLHIFAKAHPERFYQMGMAEQLLMSAAAGMAREGMTPFATTYAVFASRRAYDFICMAIAEENLNVKIVCGLPGLTTGYGPSHQATDDLAIFRAMPNLMIVDPCDALEIEQAVPAIAAHQGPVYMRLLRGNVPLVLDRYDYRFQLGKAQVLRGGRDVLLIASGLMTMRALEAAEQLHKDGVDVSVLHVPTIKPLDEQTLLAEARKPGRLVVTAENHSIIGGLGEAVAGVLLRNGVTPTFRQIALPDAFLDAGALPTLHDRYGISTDAVSRQIKAWL from the coding sequence ATGAGCACAGTGAATGCACCGAAGAAACGCCTGACCACCTCGGCCATGATCGCCTCGATTGCCGCCGAGGGCCAGCCAACCCGCCCTGCCCCGTTCGGCCATGCCCTGGCCAGCCTGGCCGAGCACCGTCAGGATATCGTCGGGCTCAGTGCCGACCTGTCCAAGTACACCGACTTGCACATCTTCGCCAAAGCCCACCCCGAGCGGTTCTACCAGATGGGCATGGCCGAGCAGTTACTGATGAGCGCTGCCGCTGGCATGGCCCGCGAAGGCATGACCCCGTTCGCCACTACCTATGCGGTATTCGCTTCGCGTCGGGCTTATGACTTCATTTGCATGGCGATCGCCGAAGAAAACCTCAACGTCAAGATCGTCTGCGGTTTGCCTGGCCTGACTACCGGCTATGGCCCAAGCCACCAGGCCACGGATGACCTGGCGATCTTCCGGGCGATGCCCAACCTGATGATCGTCGACCCCTGTGATGCGCTGGAAATCGAACAGGCCGTGCCGGCGATCGCCGCCCACCAGGGGCCGGTGTACATGCGCCTGCTGCGCGGCAACGTACCGTTGGTACTGGATCGCTACGACTACCGCTTCCAGCTGGGCAAGGCCCAGGTGCTGCGCGGTGGCCGCGACGTGTTGCTGATCGCCAGCGGCCTGATGACCATGCGCGCCCTGGAAGCTGCAGAGCAATTGCACAAGGATGGCGTGGATGTGTCGGTACTGCATGTGCCGACCATCAAGCCGCTGGATGAACAGACCCTCCTCGCCGAGGCGCGCAAGCCTGGGCGCCTGGTGGTCACGGCGGAAAACCACTCGATCATCGGTGGCCTTGGCGAGGCGGTGGCGGGCGTGCTGCTGCGCAACGGGGTCACGCCCACCTTCCGCCAGATCGCACTGCCGGATGCGTTTCTCGATGCGGGTGCGCTACCGACACTGCATGACCGCTACGGGATTTCCACCGACGCGGTGTCGAGGCAGATCAAGGCGTGGTTGTAG
- a CDS encoding diaminobutyrate--2-oxoglutarate transaminase, which produces MEDIQLAPYNLAHFRRQPPRHFEADPLLQRQAARESNARSYPRRIPLALKAAQGLYVQDTREQLFMDCLAGAGTLALGHNHPCTLAAMRATLDSGVPLHTLDLTTPVKDLFVETLFAALPPAFAAEARIQFCGPTGADGIEAAIKLAKIATGRKGVFCFSGGYHGMTHGALSLMGNLGPKQLPGSLMPDVQVLPYPYDYRCPFALGGEAGIDAGLSYIGQLLSDPESGVPLPAAVVVEVVQGEGGVIPAPVRWLQGLRKLTREHGVVLIIDEVQSGIGRTGRMFAFEHAAIEPDVLVLSKAIGGGLPLAVVVYRQALDVWTPGAHAGTFRGNQLAMAAGTATLRYIRDEGVVANAERMGDYLMTRLRQLQRDYPCIGDVRGRGLMVGVEIVSTDAGQGRVPAGDGVLAKAVQQGCLREGVILELGGRHGAVLRFLPPLTIGSEEIDTLVEKLEIALAAQAVRKRCAQPVVAGSPASTGEAGAIPA; this is translated from the coding sequence ATGGAAGACATTCAGCTTGCACCGTACAACCTGGCGCATTTTCGCCGCCAACCGCCGCGCCACTTCGAGGCTGACCCGCTGCTGCAGCGCCAGGCGGCGCGCGAGTCGAACGCGCGCTCCTACCCGCGGCGTATCCCACTTGCGCTGAAGGCAGCGCAGGGGCTCTACGTACAGGACACCCGTGAGCAACTGTTCATGGACTGCCTGGCGGGGGCAGGGACGTTGGCGCTTGGCCACAACCATCCGTGCACCCTGGCGGCGATGCGCGCGACCCTGGACAGCGGCGTGCCCTTGCATACCCTCGACCTGACCACGCCGGTCAAGGACCTGTTCGTCGAGACCTTGTTCGCAGCCTTGCCGCCAGCCTTTGCTGCCGAGGCGCGTATCCAGTTCTGCGGGCCGACCGGGGCCGACGGGATCGAGGCGGCGATCAAGCTGGCGAAGATCGCCACGGGGCGCAAAGGCGTGTTCTGCTTCTCCGGCGGCTACCACGGCATGACCCACGGCGCGCTCAGCCTCATGGGCAACCTGGGGCCCAAGCAGCTGCCGGGCTCACTGATGCCCGATGTGCAGGTGCTGCCGTACCCCTATGACTACCGTTGCCCGTTTGCCCTGGGTGGCGAGGCCGGTATCGACGCAGGGCTGAGCTATATCGGCCAGCTGCTGAGTGACCCCGAGTCCGGGGTGCCGCTGCCGGCGGCGGTGGTGGTGGAAGTGGTGCAGGGCGAGGGCGGTGTCATTCCGGCGCCGGTGCGCTGGCTACAGGGCCTGCGCAAGCTGACCCGCGAGCATGGCGTGGTGCTGATCATCGACGAGGTGCAGAGCGGCATTGGCCGCACCGGGCGCATGTTCGCCTTCGAGCACGCCGCTATCGAGCCGGACGTACTGGTGCTGTCCAAGGCCATCGGCGGTGGCCTGCCGCTGGCAGTGGTGGTCTACCGGCAGGCGCTCGATGTGTGGACGCCGGGTGCGCATGCGGGCACGTTCCGCGGCAATCAGCTGGCCATGGCGGCCGGCACCGCGACCCTGCGGTATATCCGCGACGAGGGCGTGGTGGCCAACGCCGAGCGCATGGGCGACTACCTGATGACCCGGCTGCGCCAGTTGCAACGCGATTACCCGTGTATCGGCGATGTACGTGGGCGTGGGCTGATGGTCGGGGTGGAGATCGTCTCTACCGACGCAGGTCAAGGCCGGGTGCCGGCCGGGGATGGCGTGCTGGCCAAGGCCGTGCAGCAGGGCTGCCTGCGTGAAGGGGTGATCCTCGAACTGGGCGGGCGGCATGGCGCGGTGCTGCGCTTCCTGCCGCCGTTGACCATCGGTAGTGAGGAGATCGATACACTGGTCGAGAAGCTGGAGATCGCCTTGGCTGCACAGGCTGTTCGCAAACGCTGCGCACAACCTGTGGTAGCGGGGTCACCCGCGAGCACCGGCGAAGCCGGTGCCATCCCAGCCTGA
- a CDS encoding MbtH family protein produces MSWEKAECGYVVVVNHEEQYSIWPDYKALPEGWRAVGQQGDKAQCLAWIEQHWTDMRPLSLRQALETAEQR; encoded by the coding sequence ATGAGTTGGGAAAAGGCCGAGTGCGGGTACGTGGTGGTGGTCAATCATGAGGAGCAGTATTCCATCTGGCCGGATTACAAAGCCCTGCCCGAGGGCTGGCGTGCGGTCGGCCAGCAGGGTGACAAGGCGCAGTGCCTGGCCTGGATCGAACAGCACTGGACGGACATGCGCCCGCTGAGCCTGCGCCAGGCCCTTGAAACCGCCGAGCAACGCTGA